In Myxococcales bacterium, the sequence GCGTCCATGATGCCCTGGATGCGGAGCGCCGCAACGTTGCAAGCTCCGGTGTTGTCGCCGTTCGCGATGGCGTCGTTGGAGTCGCCGTGTTTGCTCCAGCTGTCGCCTCCGCCGAGGTCTTTGGCGATATTGGCGCACGCCGCGAGGACCGTCGCCCGCGTGTTCGCGGCGGTGTCCTTGAACTCGCCAGAGACCTGCAGCAGCAGCCTCACGCTCACGTCGACGTTCGCGTCCGATGCGGCGCTCCCGACGTCACACGATGTGTTTGACGTGTCAGGCCCGGCCAGCGCCTCGATGCTACAGCCGGCGATGCTGCTGGCTGTGAGGATGAGTGACGGCCAAACGACGAGTGACGACATACGAACGGACATTGGAAAACCTCCGGCCCGTCAGCGCGAAGCGAGGGTCACCACGCACGCGACGGGAGTTGGGTCGCGCGCCGAAGGTTCTGCACGCCCGCCCCGCCGCGCCTCTCTGCACCTTTCGCGCCGCTGCGAGCTTCGACCCTTTGCGGCGCTTGGATGACGCCGACCGCGAAGCCGGTCCGCTTGCGAGCGTGTGCATCCTGCCCTCCACCTTGCATTCTGCAAAGGAGCAGCCCGACGGGTTCAATGTGTCACTCGGCTACGAAGCCGCCGACCTCTCGTCATAGGCGAGCTCGACGACCTCGAGGAAGAGCCGCACCACGACCGGACCAAGCAGCGCGCCCAAAGGCCCGATGGCGGCGATGCCTCCGAAGATCGAGACGTAGAGCAAGAGCGACGGCATCTCGAGCGAGCCAAGGCGCGCGTAGATTGGGCGAAGGACGTTGTCGACGGTGCTGATCACGGTCGCGCCCAGCACGACGAGGAGAACCGCGCGGACCGGGTGTCCCGATAGGAACAGACCAAGCGCGATGGGGAGCCAGACGAGCGCCGAACCCACGAAGGGAAGCATCGACGCGAGGCCGGTGATGGGACCGAGCACCCACCAGCGCGGCACGCCGAGCGCCAAGAAGAGGAGCGTCGCCACGAGGCCTTGTGTCGCGCTCGTGAGGCCGACGCCGATGAGGAGGCCGCGCCCCGTTTCGTGGAAGGCCGCAGCGATGCGATCGAGGTGTTCGCGCTTGAGCGGTGCGCGCCGCCTACACCACTCCCATAGCTTGGGACCGTCGAGCAGGAACACGACGGTGCTGCCAAAGTAGACAAAGACCGCCACGAGCCCCGACGCGGCGGCGCCCGCCACGCTCGAGAGCACGCGGAGGGCCTGCGAGCCGTATTGCTGCACGAGCGCGAGAAGTCCGGCGAGGTCCTTCGGCCAGGGGCCCGGCGGCGCGCCCGGCGCCGCTGCTCCAGTGCCAGCCGTGATCGCGTCGAGCGCGCTCTTCGGTGACAGCGGCTCCGTCGCTGCCTGCGCCAAGGCGCGTGCGATTTCCTGGAGGCCCGAGAGCGCCACGAGGACTGTGAGTCCGAGCGGCAGAACCAGGCCGAGAAACAGGACGAGCGAAATGACCGCCGCCGCTCGCCGCCTACCGTGAAGCCAGCGCTCGAGACGGACGAGTATTGGGCGCGCGAGCGAGGCCGTCCACGCAGCCAGAACGAGCGCGGGCCACAGCGGCCAGCAGAGGTACGTGGCTGCGGCTCCGAGTCCGAGAAGGAGCCAGGCAAGTGCCGAAGGGGCACGAGCCCGGCGTTCTTCCTCAGGCAATCCGGCGTCCCATGATGACGCGAACGAGCACCGACACGAGGGCCAACACAAGCAGCACGTGGATGAGTCCGCCAGCGGTGATGTGGAAGGCGAAGCCGAGGGCCCACATCAAGAGAAAGATCAGTGCGACCGCCCACAAGAGGTTAATCATGGCGCTTCTCCCTTTGCGTCGAGCCGATGCGGCTCGAGGTGTTCGCAGCAAGGTGTGTGCCGCGCTCTTGGGGTACAGCGGCGCGCTTGTTGCGTCACGCGGTGGGCCAAGCGCAGCGCTCGGCAGGGAGCGTTCATGCGGTACGGCCTCGCAGGATTTGTGTTCGCCTTCGCGGTGCTCACGCCATGGAGCGAAGCCCTGGCGGACGACGACGGTGGCGACACGGCGGCCATGGCCGCGAACCGAGGCTTCTTGCTCGGTCTCGCTCCAACGTTGCTCTTGCCGATGCGCTCCGGCGGACCCCTCGGCGGAGGCCTTGGGCTCGAAGGCCGCTACGGGCTTCGCGCGGGCCCGACAGTGCTCGCCCCGGGGGGCTTGCTCGCTGGCTACGGCATTTCGGGCCGATTCATCGGCCTGGCCATGCCCACGTTTCGAGTGACCCTCCCCGTGGGTCCGTTCGCACCCTTCGGCGTCTTCGGCATCGGCTTCGGCGGTATGTCCAATCCCGGCGAGTCCGGGCTCGCGTGGCTCGGTGGTGGCGGTCTGATGGTTCACTTCGGTCGCGTGTTCGCCATCGGCGCCGAGGCTACGTATCAAACCATCACGGGCACGGAGTTTCATTCGGTCGCGATCGGACCGGCGATCGCCTTCGGCGGATGAGCGCGCTACCGCGACGCTCTTCTCGTTTTGCAAAAGCGAGAGGCAAATCGCGAACGCCGCCGCGGGCTGTGGCGACGCGGCATCGACCGGCACCGGACCTCGCGATACCGGGGCGCGCTTTCGTCCTGTTCGTCCTGAAATGGTGCAGCGTTGCCTTCGCGACCAGCTACGCCCTCTACCTCGTTGCGCTGAATCTCGCCTTCGGCCTCGTTCATCAGGTCGGATTGCCGGAGGCCGTTGTCGTGAGCTACCGC encodes:
- a CDS encoding lmo0937 family membrane protein, translating into MINLLWAVALIFLLMWALGFAFHITAGGLIHVLLVLALVSVLVRVIMGRRIA
- a CDS encoding AI-2E family transporter, producing MPEEERRARAPSALAWLLLGLGAAATYLCWPLWPALVLAAWTASLARPILVRLERWLHGRRRAAAVISLVLFLGLVLPLGLTVLVALSGLQEIARALAQAATEPLSPKSALDAITAGTGAAAPGAPPGPWPKDLAGLLALVQQYGSQALRVLSSVAGAAASGLVAVFVYFGSTVVFLLDGPKLWEWCRRRAPLKREHLDRIAAAFHETGRGLLIGVGLTSATQGLVATLLFLALGVPRWWVLGPITGLASMLPFVGSALVWLPIALGLFLSGHPVRAVLLVVLGATVISTVDNVLRPIYARLGSLEMPSLLLYVSIFGGIAAIGPLGALLGPVVVRLFLEVVELAYDERSAAS